The region CCGTCGGCCTCGCCCGGCGGCACTCGGGAACGGCAGCGTCCGGTCTCGCCGTTGCCGATGCTCGGTGCCTGCCGTTCCGCGATGGGGCCTTCGATGCGGTCTTTCTGGTCCACGTCGCCGGCCACCTCCCCGAACCGGGCCGGAGAAGCACGGCATCCGAGGTCTGCCGTGTGCTCAGGCCCGGCGGAGCGGCCTTCTTCAGAGGGTTCTCGGTCGAGGATATGCGTGCCGGGAAGGGAGCGGAGACGGAGCCGCAGACCTTCCGCAGGGGCGACGGGATCATCACCCACTACTTCACCGAGACCGAGGCGGCGGAACTCTTCGCACCGCTCGTCCCCGTCTCGGTCCGAACGCACCGCTGGCGGATGCGGGTCAGGGGCAGGGACCTCCCCAGGGCCGAGGTCGAAGCGGTGTTTCGGAAGAGAGGGTAGGGTTCGGGCGGGGTTTGGGCGTAAGGCGGTCGAATCCCATCCAGTAGCCAAAAAAGTGACGTTATTTCCGGATAAGGGCATGCGGACCCCCTTAGGTGCAGACATGTTGGACTGGACGTTTTCCAGCAATTCCGATATAGTGGACCGTGGTGGATATCGTCATAAGGGGAGGGGTTGCAGGGGAGGGGGTCTCCCCCTGCGCACCTGCGGTGCTCACGCCCGCTTTCGCTCACGCCTCGAAACTCTTCGAGTTTCTCAAGCTCGCTTTCGCTCGCACTGCGCACCTGGTGGTGCTCGAGCTCCGGGCGTTCCGCCCATCGCACTCCCCGGTCCCCACCCCCAAGGCACGATACCCAATAGGAACCCGTGCACGGAGCGTGAGCACTGAATATGTCCAGTTCCAGCGCAATTTGCCCGGGGTACGGCAACCGAAAATCACTCCAACCACAACCGACACCGCGCATGAACACCCGGCGGCACCCTCTCTTCCCGGCCCTGCCGGGGCCGGGACCGGAAGTAAACATACCTATTTACACTTACGGACTGAGTTATAGTAGAGAGTATACGAATCCGGAGGGCGTACGCCGGCCGAAACGGCTTGTCTCCGGGTTCTTTTGTGCAGCATGGTCAACCTTTTTTGACACACGGACAAAATACCAGGAGAGGAAGAGAGGTCATGTGTATTGCAATGCCCGCTGAGGTACTGGAGATAAAAGAGGGCAACATCGGCGTCGTCGACTTCGGAGACCTGCAGCAGGAAGTCAGGCTCGACCTCGTGGATGTGAGCGTCGGGGAGTTCGTGCTCGTCCATGTCGGGTTTGCCATCCAGCGTCTCAGCAGAGAG is a window of Methanoculleus sp. 7T DNA encoding:
- a CDS encoding class I SAM-dependent methyltransferase, translated to MTAYSAAWDEDYRRRGNLWGGAPAPLPDLPAGAAVLELGCGNGKTLAALTQRSWVVTAVDISPHAVGLARRHSGTAASGLAVADARCLPFRDGAFDAVFLVHVAGHLPEPGRRSTASEVCRVLRPGGAAFFRGFSVEDMRAGKGAETEPQTFRRGDGIITHYFTETEAAELFAPLVPVSVRTHRWRMRVRGRDLPRAEVEAVFRKRG
- a CDS encoding HypC/HybG/HupF family hydrogenase formation chaperone codes for the protein MCIAMPAEVLEIKEGNIGVVDFGDLQQEVRLDLVDVSVGEFVLVHVGFAIQRLSREEGLETREVFRQVHAAMMEE